From a region of the uncultured Draconibacterium sp. genome:
- the tpiA gene encoding triose-phosphate isomerase, with the protein MRQKIVAGNWKCNTTLQEGVELGKAVDAIVASEGADDVVVVLGTPFTHITKVVETVNTDRIGVAAQNCAAEAKGAYTGEVSAEMVKSTGAEYVILGHSERREYYGETSEILNKKVALALENELTPIYCCGEALDIREAGTHNEYVVNQLEETVFQLSTEDFKKIVIAYEPIWAIGTGVTASSEQAQDMHANIRAAITAKFGEEVAEGTSILYGGSCKPSNANELFANKDVDGGLIGGAALKAEDFIGIINGF; encoded by the coding sequence ATGAGACAAAAGATAGTTGCAGGAAACTGGAAATGTAACACCACCTTACAAGAAGGTGTTGAGTTGGGAAAAGCTGTTGACGCGATTGTAGCGAGTGAAGGTGCTGACGATGTAGTTGTTGTATTGGGAACACCATTTACACACATTACAAAAGTAGTTGAAACAGTAAATACCGACAGAATTGGTGTTGCTGCACAAAACTGTGCTGCCGAAGCTAAAGGAGCATACACTGGTGAGGTTTCTGCTGAAATGGTAAAATCAACAGGTGCTGAGTACGTTATTTTAGGTCACTCTGAGCGTCGTGAATACTACGGTGAAACCAGCGAGATCCTGAACAAAAAAGTTGCTCTGGCACTAGAAAACGAATTAACTCCAATTTACTGCTGTGGTGAAGCTTTAGATATTCGCGAAGCCGGTACACACAACGAATATGTTGTAAATCAACTGGAAGAAACAGTTTTCCAACTGTCAACCGAAGATTTCAAAAAAATCGTTATTGCTTACGAACCAATCTGGGCAATCGGTACAGGTGTAACTGCCAGCTCGGAGCAAGCACAAGATATGCACGCTAACATTCGCGCTGCAATTACAGCTAAATTTGGTGAAGAAGTTGCTGAAGGAACTTCAATTCTTTATGGTGGTAGCTGCAAACCAAGTAACGCAAACGAATTATTCGCCAACAAAGACGTTGACGGTGGTTTGATTGGTGGTGCTGCACTAAAAGCTGAAGATTTCATTGGAATCATCAACGGTTTCTAG
- a CDS encoding DUF4876 domain-containing protein: MRNLFVLILVFFTACEIYDEPSTYLFEVSAYYPATINNGDPISNQLIIVKDQQTGREYKAQTNDIGQAVFNVRGGNYDISISFVEEHVIDISGYPNERDLIIFGNTTNELITEDNLSITLNTEYSIKNEGFVIKELYTSGSLTPDGAHYNIDKFVEIYNNTDQILYSDGLCFGVVINTVSYRPTPWVDDNGNLLPRTPIWSFVAIVPGSGEEHPVQPGQSIIIALVGINHRDDPNGNPNSIDLSFADWEMIVDGGKYVDTPVVPNILMQRISKGTAIAIDNQGQPVIIFRLPTNNLEAIFTNPDNYMVQPGGSFNCFMVPTEWVIDGVDNLRLDDRGAYKRLPGILDAGYIQHKAGHSAVSIRRKVKEVVNGRTIYMDTNNSSNDFLTNQIPSPGVIATQ, from the coding sequence ATGAGAAACCTTTTTGTACTGATATTAGTATTTTTTACCGCTTGCGAAATTTATGATGAGCCTTCAACCTATTTATTTGAAGTTTCAGCCTATTATCCGGCAACAATTAATAACGGTGATCCCATTTCCAACCAACTGATAATAGTGAAGGACCAGCAAACCGGTAGGGAATATAAAGCGCAAACAAACGATATCGGACAAGCAGTTTTTAATGTTCGCGGCGGAAACTACGATATTTCTATCTCATTTGTTGAAGAACATGTTATCGATATTTCAGGTTATCCAAACGAGAGAGACCTTATAATTTTTGGCAATACAACCAACGAACTAATAACTGAAGACAATCTTTCAATTACCCTGAATACCGAATATTCAATAAAGAATGAAGGTTTTGTTATAAAAGAGCTTTATACTTCAGGAAGTTTAACGCCCGATGGAGCTCATTATAACATCGACAAGTTTGTGGAGATCTATAACAATACCGATCAAATTTTGTATTCTGATGGTTTATGTTTTGGAGTTGTGATAAACACAGTGAGCTACCGTCCTACTCCTTGGGTAGATGATAATGGGAACCTGCTGCCCCGCACCCCTATATGGAGTTTTGTGGCAATTGTTCCCGGCTCAGGAGAAGAACATCCGGTTCAACCAGGCCAATCGATAATTATCGCCCTTGTGGGAATTAACCACCGCGACGATCCCAACGGAAATCCAAACTCGATTGATCTTTCATTCGCCGATTGGGAAATGATAGTTGACGGTGGTAAATACGTTGATACTCCTGTTGTTCCTAATATTCTAATGCAACGTATATCAAAAGGAACAGCAATTGCAATTGATAACCAGGGTCAACCGGTTATTATATTCCGCTTACCAACCAACAATCTGGAAGCAATTTTCACCAATCCGGATAACTATATGGTTCAGCCAGGCGGCTCTTTTAATTGTTTTATGGTTCCAACAGAATGGGTAATCGATGGTGTTGACAATTTACGTTTGGACGATCGTGGTGCCTACAAACGCCTTCCCGGAATTCTTGATGCAGGCTATATTCAACACAAAGCCGGACATTCGGCTGTTTCTATCCGCCGAAAAGTAAAAGAAGTTGTTAACGGACGAACCATCTACATGGACACTAATAATTCCTCAAACGATTTTCTCACCAACCAAATTCCATCTCCGGGAGTAATTGCAACACAATAA
- a CDS encoding DUF1599 domain-containing protein — protein sequence MDRTNQQYDQVISICRNIFSKKMTDYGTAWRILRPTSLTDQIYIKAQRIRSIEEKGVTKVDEGVKPEFIGIINYCIMGLIQLELGTSDQEVPNETIQELYDKYFNEAKTLMMDKNHDYGEAWRNMRISSYTDLILMKIQRTKQIEDNQGKTLISEGIDANYMDMINYSVFAMIKIEFENKE from the coding sequence ATGGACAGAACAAACCAGCAATACGACCAGGTAATTTCAATTTGCCGTAATATATTTTCGAAGAAAATGACCGATTATGGCACAGCATGGCGAATATTGCGTCCGACCTCACTTACCGACCAGATTTACATTAAAGCACAACGCATACGAAGCATTGAAGAGAAAGGTGTTACAAAAGTTGACGAAGGTGTAAAACCTGAATTTATTGGTATTATTAATTACTGTATTATGGGCCTGATTCAACTGGAATTAGGAACTTCAGATCAGGAAGTACCAAACGAAACCATTCAGGAACTTTACGACAAATATTTTAACGAGGCCAAAACGCTGATGATGGATAAAAACCACGATTACGGCGAGGCCTGGCGAAATATGCGCATCAGTTCGTACACCGATTTGATTTTAATGAAAATACAACGCACAAAACAAATAGAAGATAACCAGGGCAAAACGCTTATTTCTGAAGGAATTGATGCCAATTATATGGATATGATCAATTACTCTGTGTTTGCCATGATTAAAATTGAATTTGAAAACAAAGAATAA
- a CDS encoding TonB-dependent receptor — protein sequence MKKLQNYISATILLLFACIFTVTAQNKITVKGIVLDAETNNPIVYANVALPDLGLGTTSNEKGEFTIKNVPTGTIQLAVTYLGYQKHIQNLHISEDVDLNILLYQQSLGLQEVIVTAESSSSTTSAATINQEAIDHIQATSLKELMQLIPGNLSENPDLSDPKKISIREVDTDVNSALGTAIIIDGIPLPNDGNMQQSIQTSGFASVAGSGTDLREISVDNIESITVDVGIPSVEYGNLTSGAVHIKTKTGVSPYIVKVQADPHTKQFDIGKGYLLQNDRGVLNINTGYTNSYQFIHKNTDEYKRIIASTKYSNTFFRNQNPLKIEAKVNYNQSLDGKKWDPDMKAEEEHYAKDRRFQSKLSALWSLNNSLLKSLSFDAGYTITDQKGFDKKLEASSFGPNVVISSLSEGEHEALYRASSYYSEVTYDGKPFDLYAKLKAKFTHQTDKTTGNLILGSEWRTTGNNGNGRIFDANNPPAGVDSRPRPFSDIPSLNQLSIFAEDKMIIDLGATRLNVMAGIRMDNIQPNGPFSSDGSLTFDPRLNIGYHIIDRNRDHFLSQLNFRLGYGRTTKAPTLTHLYPDIVYNDIKNFDYYPDLVVATTQIFEDTRNYDLNASRGRKYETGIDIKLGNTMSRITAFYEKYNGGFTLDRNYYLMPYRDYEQPPADVHPYFTEEGIFYPDPATGETVAVTYEMDEKWQNYSTYRNAQTRIKRGIEYTIDFGKVKALRTSFVLNGAWLQTESHTTNAPYWKEVPYTVYEGNSSKQQELLVKFPNRLGYGTVKERLNTNLSIITHIPEIKMLVTLTTQMVWHEKDWRKTYNDYKFYTLQELREYLDQPELFSSHNENYFYYYLPTSYQTYDGIEHAYSINDFENTLHQQAIDLNQQYRFEALTMSPLLLCNIRISKDIAQRFQLSFYANNFLNIRPWELNEREGQYIRRNNEPYFGAAIKMKL from the coding sequence ATGAAAAAACTGCAAAACTATATCAGCGCAACTATTCTTTTACTGTTTGCCTGTATTTTCACAGTAACGGCTCAGAATAAAATAACGGTGAAAGGAATAGTTCTTGATGCAGAAACAAATAATCCCATCGTTTATGCCAACGTGGCACTGCCTGATCTTGGGCTTGGAACCACATCAAACGAGAAGGGAGAATTTACCATAAAAAATGTACCAACAGGAACAATCCAACTTGCAGTTACCTACCTTGGTTATCAGAAACATATCCAAAACTTACACATCTCAGAAGATGTTGATCTTAATATTTTACTTTATCAACAATCGCTTGGCTTACAAGAAGTTATCGTAACAGCCGAAAGCAGTTCATCAACAACTTCGGCCGCTACCATTAACCAGGAAGCCATCGATCATATTCAGGCTACAAGTTTAAAAGAGCTCATGCAGCTAATCCCTGGCAATCTTTCGGAAAACCCTGACCTTTCAGATCCAAAAAAAATAAGCATCAGGGAAGTTGATACAGATGTAAACAGTGCGCTCGGAACTGCGATTATTATCGATGGCATTCCTCTCCCGAATGATGGAAATATGCAACAAAGTATACAAACAAGTGGATTTGCATCTGTAGCCGGAAGCGGAACAGATTTAAGAGAAATTTCAGTTGACAACATCGAATCAATAACTGTTGATGTAGGTATCCCTTCGGTTGAATATGGTAACCTAACATCGGGTGCCGTTCATATAAAAACCAAAACCGGAGTTTCGCCCTACATCGTAAAAGTACAGGCCGATCCGCACACCAAACAGTTTGATATAGGGAAAGGCTACCTGTTGCAAAATGATCGTGGTGTTCTCAATATCAACACGGGATATACCAATTCTTACCAGTTCATTCACAAAAACACCGACGAGTATAAGCGAATTATAGCCTCAACAAAATATTCGAATACATTCTTTCGAAACCAAAATCCATTAAAGATCGAGGCAAAAGTAAACTACAACCAGTCGCTTGATGGTAAAAAATGGGATCCGGACATGAAAGCCGAGGAAGAACATTATGCAAAAGACCGAAGATTTCAATCCAAACTATCGGCATTATGGTCGTTAAATAATTCCTTACTGAAAAGTTTGTCGTTTGATGCAGGCTATACCATAACCGATCAAAAAGGTTTTGATAAAAAACTGGAGGCAAGCAGTTTCGGTCCTAACGTTGTGATTTCGTCGCTAAGCGAGGGAGAGCATGAGGCACTTTACAGAGCATCAAGCTACTATTCGGAAGTTACGTATGATGGGAAACCATTTGATTTGTACGCCAAACTTAAAGCCAAATTCACGCATCAAACCGATAAAACCACTGGTAATTTGATTTTGGGAAGCGAATGGAGAACTACGGGGAACAATGGTAATGGCCGCATATTCGATGCAAATAATCCGCCGGCAGGCGTTGACTCTCGCCCACGCCCGTTTAGCGATATTCCATCGTTAAATCAACTTTCAATTTTTGCCGAAGATAAAATGATAATTGATTTAGGAGCAACGCGTTTAAATGTTATGGCCGGTATTCGCATGGATAATATTCAGCCAAATGGTCCTTTCTCAAGCGACGGGAGCCTCACCTTTGATCCACGACTAAATATCGGCTACCATATTATTGACCGAAACAGGGATCATTTTCTTAGCCAACTCAATTTCAGATTGGGATACGGAAGGACTACTAAAGCACCAACCCTCACCCACCTATATCCTGACATTGTATATAACGACATCAAAAACTTCGATTACTACCCTGATTTGGTTGTGGCAACCACACAAATATTTGAAGACACAAGAAATTACGATTTAAACGCTTCTCGTGGTCGAAAATACGAAACCGGTATTGATATCAAACTGGGAAATACGATGTCGAGAATTACGGCTTTTTATGAAAAATACAACGGAGGTTTTACCCTCGACAGGAATTATTATTTAATGCCGTATCGGGACTACGAACAACCACCGGCAGATGTCCACCCGTACTTTACTGAAGAAGGCATTTTTTATCCCGATCCGGCGACAGGAGAAACAGTTGCTGTTACATATGAAATGGATGAAAAATGGCAAAATTACAGCACGTACAGAAATGCACAAACCAGAATTAAACGAGGTATTGAATACACTATTGACTTTGGTAAAGTAAAGGCCTTGCGTACATCGTTTGTGCTTAACGGAGCCTGGCTGCAAACCGAATCACATACAACCAACGCTCCTTATTGGAAAGAAGTTCCTTATACGGTTTACGAAGGGAATTCAAGTAAACAACAAGAGTTGTTGGTCAAATTTCCAAACCGACTGGGATATGGTACCGTAAAAGAAAGGCTGAATACTAACTTAAGTATCATTACACATATACCGGAAATAAAAATGCTGGTAACCCTAACAACACAAATGGTATGGCACGAAAAAGACTGGCGCAAAACATACAACGATTATAAATTCTATACACTGCAAGAACTTCGCGAATATCTTGATCAGCCTGAGCTGTTCAGTTCGCACAACGAAAACTACTTTTACTACTACTTGCCAACCAGTTACCAAACTTACGATGGTATTGAACATGCATATTCAATAAACGATTTTGAAAACACTTTGCACCAACAAGCTATTGATTTAAACCAACAATACCGATTTGAAGCGTTAACCATGTCACCACTTTTACTTTGTAACATAAGAATATCAAAAGATATAGCACAACGCTTTCAGTTATCGTTTTATGCCAATAACTTCCTGAACATCCGTCCGTGGGAATTAAACGAGCGCGAAGGCCAGTATATAAGAAGAAATAACGAGCCCTATTTTGGGGCTGCAATTAAGATGAAACTATAA
- the folP gene encoding dihydropteroate synthase, with product MLITQSAGKFLKRNSTLHLGEKEVDLSIPVVAGIVNITPDSFFDGGKMEDETTMLKAVEKMVADGAGIIDVGAVSTRPGSKNVSTKEELVRLLPAVKAIHKSFPDIALSVDTFRSWVAVRVIDEVGPIIINDISGGSLDSNMFETVGKLQVPYILSHIKGTPLNMQEDPQYDDLIKEVAQYFAERVKKLNKLGVTEVILDPGFGFGKTLDHNYELLNKLDAFKVYQLPVMVGLSRKSMIWKALDAQPETALNGTSVANTLALMGGADILRVHDVKEAVEAVKIFCEIKATII from the coding sequence ATGTTGATTACGCAGTCTGCGGGTAAATTCCTAAAACGAAACAGTACCTTACATCTTGGCGAAAAAGAAGTTGATTTATCCATTCCGGTAGTTGCCGGAATTGTGAATATTACGCCCGATTCGTTTTTCGATGGAGGGAAAATGGAAGACGAAACCACCATGTTAAAAGCCGTTGAAAAAATGGTTGCTGATGGAGCAGGAATTATTGATGTGGGAGCGGTTTCTACACGTCCGGGCTCGAAAAATGTCTCAACAAAAGAAGAGCTGGTGCGTCTGTTACCGGCTGTAAAGGCAATTCATAAATCTTTCCCCGATATTGCGCTTTCGGTCGATACATTTCGCTCGTGGGTGGCTGTTCGTGTAATCGATGAGGTAGGGCCAATAATCATAAACGATATTTCGGGAGGATCGCTTGATAGCAATATGTTTGAAACTGTGGGGAAATTACAGGTTCCGTATATTTTGTCGCATATAAAAGGAACGCCCTTGAACATGCAGGAAGATCCTCAGTACGACGATCTGATTAAGGAAGTAGCACAGTATTTTGCCGAACGTGTAAAAAAACTAAACAAACTGGGCGTAACAGAAGTGATTCTGGATCCCGGTTTTGGTTTTGGAAAAACACTCGACCACAACTACGAGTTATTGAACAAGCTCGATGCGTTTAAAGTGTATCAACTTCCGGTGATGGTGGGATTAAGTCGTAAGTCGATGATTTGGAAGGCACTTGATGCCCAGCCCGAAACGGCACTAAATGGCACCTCGGTGGCCAACACCCTGGCGTTAATGGGCGGGGCCGACATCTTGCGTGTGCACGATGTAAAAGAAGCAGTTGAAGCCGTAAAAATATTTTGTGAAATTAAAGCTACAATCATTTGA
- a CDS encoding YCF48-related protein yields MRIFMLFIFLSLTAGYSSAQNPIFDWKKDTLSLGNTLQKMTINGDHATIAGFNNTFLTSNDGGENWNPINLVKPSYDLMDISIKESVGYIVTSREKFYDAAQDVYTNGVIFKTTDNAQTWLTLEPIFDTINDPALNPLADLCFGMDFQAVETANDTTAYCAARWFEYIPGGKESHSAVFKTGDGGISWQNISGDLGGSSVSCISFNGENGFIGGSNILLKTTVSADTVVNIFSEFPGSGSVYVYDIENVSETEVLITTTSDSVFVTTDLGNSYNAFKGIDGASDIYKVNDSTIVVIDSKDVYVSTNYGLSWGKHTFSQVQWEIGGVANDSLILLAESIIHKGAMQDLISGNYTFVTQNLGNDKLYKTVFNNDNLIIVGKEQNFHQSFDGGVTWDLKHIPEVPALEEVYKNIDFYGLSGVGDEAYACINRHKLMDYPSSSGKEDVFWSGGLFYTNDNWQTYKSVNIAKLGDANEADPSANPYHESCNGVNTSVVHYIGDETVLLWTLWNDYSNGNMVEHSRVFKSIDAGKNWIPITDDLGYKNVQDIQSRGDSVYIVGEEVLLFSEDAGQKILDPAPVFTDLYPNLDSNEDDEMFINAIELGNTNEFFVVTTRDSCFMTSDNGATFKTLGNLKGAFDIYKFDNNSYIIMGVSGSIFTNDGGSNWLDCDPGELIYEIGGVYNNKLYALARSCAVSNNINNFDLKTAIPQLYTKAELKVAYNSYAVELISSEYNIEACSVYSINGTLVKKSMPNNRVFKLNNNEFTPGVYIVHSIVKGKPYVNKVILR; encoded by the coding sequence ATGAGAATATTTATGCTTTTTATTTTCCTGTCCCTCACTGCTGGCTATAGCAGTGCACAAAACCCAATTTTCGATTGGAAAAAAGACACACTTAGCCTTGGAAACACCCTACAAAAAATGACGATAAATGGTGACCATGCCACTATTGCCGGATTCAACAATACTTTTCTAACATCAAACGATGGCGGAGAAAACTGGAACCCAATTAACCTGGTAAAACCCAGCTACGATTTAATGGATATCAGTATTAAAGAATCAGTGGGATATATTGTTACTTCAAGGGAAAAATTCTATGATGCCGCTCAGGACGTTTATACAAATGGTGTTATCTTTAAAACAACTGATAACGCACAAACCTGGCTCACTTTAGAACCCATTTTTGATACAATAAATGACCCTGCTCTTAATCCACTGGCAGACCTGTGTTTTGGGATGGATTTTCAGGCAGTTGAAACCGCAAATGATACCACGGCCTATTGTGCGGCGCGTTGGTTCGAATATATACCTGGTGGAAAAGAGTCTCACTCTGCCGTTTTTAAAACCGGCGACGGAGGTATTAGCTGGCAAAATATAAGTGGCGACCTTGGTGGAAGCTCAGTAAGTTGTATTTCGTTTAATGGCGAAAATGGTTTTATTGGAGGCAGCAATATTCTTCTCAAAACAACAGTTTCGGCAGATACTGTTGTCAATATTTTCTCAGAATTCCCCGGTAGTGGCTCGGTGTACGTTTATGACATTGAGAATGTAAGTGAAACTGAGGTATTAATCACCACTACATCCGACAGTGTTTTTGTTACAACGGATTTGGGAAATTCATATAACGCTTTTAAGGGTATCGATGGGGCATCTGATATTTATAAAGTAAACGATTCTACTATCGTTGTTATAGATTCAAAAGACGTATATGTATCTACCAACTATGGTCTCTCGTGGGGCAAGCATACATTTTCTCAAGTTCAGTGGGAAATAGGTGGAGTTGCCAATGATTCGTTAATACTATTAGCTGAGAGTATTATACACAAAGGTGCCATGCAGGATTTGATCAGTGGGAATTACACTTTTGTAACACAAAATTTAGGCAACGACAAGCTTTATAAAACCGTCTTCAATAACGATAATTTGATTATTGTAGGAAAAGAGCAAAATTTCCATCAGTCATTTGATGGAGGTGTAACCTGGGATTTAAAACATATACCAGAAGTTCCGGCACTCGAAGAGGTATACAAGAATATTGATTTCTACGGATTAAGTGGTGTTGGTGACGAAGCTTATGCTTGTATTAACCGCCATAAGTTAATGGATTATCCTTCCAGTTCGGGAAAGGAAGATGTATTTTGGTCGGGAGGATTATTTTATACCAACGACAACTGGCAAACTTATAAATCGGTTAACATTGCCAAACTAGGCGATGCAAATGAGGCAGATCCTTCGGCTAATCCCTATCATGAATCGTGCAATGGAGTAAACACTTCTGTTGTTCATTATATTGGTGATGAAACTGTTTTACTTTGGACACTTTGGAATGACTATTCTAATGGTAATATGGTGGAACATTCAAGAGTGTTCAAATCAATTGATGCCGGGAAAAACTGGATTCCGATAACTGATGATTTGGGATACAAAAATGTACAGGATATTCAATCAAGAGGAGACTCAGTATATATTGTTGGAGAGGAGGTTCTGCTCTTTTCGGAAGATGCCGGACAAAAAATCCTTGATCCCGCTCCTGTATTCACCGATCTCTATCCTAATCTGGATAGTAACGAAGATGATGAAATGTTTATTAATGCCATTGAACTGGGCAATACGAATGAATTCTTTGTGGTTACCACCCGCGACAGTTGTTTTATGACCAGCGACAACGGTGCCACCTTTAAAACATTAGGAAACCTAAAAGGAGCTTTCGATATTTATAAGTTCGATAATAACTCCTATATCATTATGGGTGTGAGTGGATCGATATTTACAAACGATGGCGGATCAAACTGGTTAGACTGCGATCCGGGCGAATTGATTTATGAAATAGGTGGCGTTTATAACAATAAACTTTATGCACTTGCCAGAAGTTGCGCCGTATCAAACAATATAAACAATTTTGATCTGAAAACAGCAATACCTCAACTTTATACAAAAGCAGAACTAAAGGTTGCCTATAACTCCTATGCTGTTGAGCTTATTTCGTCAGAGTATAATATTGAAGCCTGTTCGGTATACAGTATTAATGGCACGCTGGTAAAAAAATCGATGCCCAATAACCGCGTTTTTAAACTAAACAACAATGAGTTTACACCTGGAGTTTACATTGTGCATTCAATAGTAAAAGGTAAACCGTATGTGAATAAAGTTATATTGAGATAA
- a CDS encoding BT_3928 family protein — translation MNIVKQLARILFGIVFIFSGFVKGIDPWGSAYKFTDYFNAMGFDSLLWAAFPLGVLLAFAEFAIGVAFMFNWRMRLFSWLGLLFMAFFTPLTLWIALKNPVTDCGCFGDALVISNWETFYKNLVFITLAIIVVVNRNWYAEKVKSIVPGILSVGVFIVYFGIVYYSYSHLPVFDFRPYKVGTNIPEAMSIPDDAPQEIYENTFYYKNKNTGEVKEFTEANYPWQDTTNWEYNDMESNLVQEGYEPPIHDFTIESPEGDDIKDFFIYDENYVFMLVAYDLHKTSTKSQEEINTLAHWALDKGYSFVCLTSTLQDEAVQFAEENEAPYEFFNCDEITLKTMIRSNPGLIVMKGGTILGKWHYNDIPSPEEIEAEFE, via the coding sequence ATGAATATTGTTAAGCAACTCGCACGAATTCTTTTTGGTATTGTTTTTATTTTCTCCGGATTTGTAAAAGGAATCGATCCGTGGGGATCGGCCTACAAATTTACCGACTATTTTAATGCCATGGGGTTCGATTCGTTGCTTTGGGCAGCCTTTCCGCTGGGAGTTTTGCTGGCTTTTGCCGAGTTTGCCATTGGCGTGGCTTTTATGTTTAACTGGCGGATGCGGTTGTTTTCATGGCTGGGCTTATTATTCATGGCCTTTTTTACACCATTAACACTTTGGATTGCACTAAAAAATCCGGTTACCGATTGTGGTTGTTTTGGCGATGCACTGGTAATTTCGAACTGGGAAACATTTTATAAAAACCTTGTATTTATTACGCTGGCAATAATTGTAGTTGTTAACCGAAATTGGTATGCCGAAAAGGTAAAAAGTATAGTTCCGGGTATACTAAGTGTTGGTGTTTTTATTGTATACTTTGGCATTGTTTATTACTCGTACAGCCACTTGCCGGTTTTCGATTTCAGGCCTTACAAAGTGGGCACCAATATTCCGGAAGCCATGAGCATTCCCGACGATGCGCCACAGGAAATCTATGAGAACACATTTTATTACAAGAATAAAAACACCGGCGAGGTTAAAGAATTCACGGAAGCTAATTATCCCTGGCAAGACACCACTAACTGGGAATATAACGACATGGAATCGAACCTGGTGCAGGAAGGTTACGAACCGCCAATTCATGATTTCACCATTGAATCGCCCGAAGGAGATGACATAAAAGACTTCTTTATTTACGACGAGAATTATGTGTTTATGCTTGTAGCTTACGACCTGCATAAAACCAGTACCAAGTCGCAGGAAGAGATTAACACCTTAGCGCATTGGGCGCTGGATAAAGGGTATTCGTTTGTTTGCCTCACCTCCACCCTGCAGGATGAAGCTGTGCAATTTGCTGAAGAGAATGAAGCACCTTACGAATTCTTTAATTGCGACGAAATTACCTTAAAAACAATGATTCGTTCGAACCCGGGATTGATCGTAATGAAAGGCGGAACAATTCTGGGAAAATGGCATTACAACGATATTCCTTCGCCGGAAGAAATTGAAGCTGAATTTGAGTAG